A single window of Drosophila suzukii chromosome 3, CBGP_Dsuzu_IsoJpt1.0, whole genome shotgun sequence DNA harbors:
- the Mst89B gene encoding uncharacterized protein Mst89B: MANNSTVRKVMQVSEEAAPVVHIPIIVGNEIFVLTQQDVRRVEDIRMLSYSRLGSNGQLCPVDSTPPAHVGFSLPTATTTNICTLEDLMAQTARKRVNFQMDVDHVADVKHPSNTANSPCPFLQPVSSRTRTVASVTTQLGWSKNKAGPEHVFPLCYSAGTSTSGLMTNTGCQHCPRSATHHSSCQTQNYPSATPIVQKKAPQNASCQTQTTPIVQKEPPQNSACQTQDYPSTNPIVKKEPPQNSACQTQSSSRPNPIVKKEQQNSTHQTQPKTFSTGCNTSFSHLSNTSSAESCTSDECQYTTSEKSHQPCGHCKSQQTCVEPELMAHVRPQVHTSRCPPEQPCTSRQIHFDLGPQGRHRECFERRPCTQKLERPLRMEEQDFYRSTPLSKTLYPRTINKAPVSTPTRLQMGSRYKDSQQ; this comes from the exons ATGGCCAACAATTCCACAGTAAGGAAGGTGATGCAAGTGTCCGAGGAGGCGGCACCAGTTGTGCACA TTCCCATCATCGTGGGCAATGAGATCTTCGTGCTCACCCAACAAGATGTACGTCGCGTGGAGGACATCCGAATGCTTAGCTACAGTCGCCTGGGATCTAACGGACAGCTCTGTCCTGTGGACTCGACTCCGCCAGCGCACGTGGGTTTCTCCCTGCCCACCGCAACCACCACGAATATCTGTACTCTGGAGGATCTTATGGCACAGACCGCGCGGAAGAGAGTCAATTTTCAGATGGACGTCGACCATGTTGCGGATGTGAAGCACCCTTCGAACACGGCCAATTCTCCCTGTCCGTTCCTGCAGCCCGTCTCCTCCCGAACAAGGACAGTTGCAAGCGTGACCACTCAATTGGGATGGTCCAAGAACAAGGCAGGACCGGAACACGTTTTTCCACTTTGCTACAGTGCCGGCACCTCTACAAGTGGCCTGATGACGAACACCGGCTGCCAGCACTGCCCCAGGTCCGCGACGCACCACTCGAGCTGCCAAACTCAGAACTATCCTAGTGCGACGCCTATTGTGCAAAAGAAGGCGCCTCAGAATGCGAGTTGCCAAACTCAGACCACTCCTATTGTGCAGAAGGAACCACCACAGAACTCGGCTTGCCAAACTCAGGACTATCCTAGTACAAATCCGATTGTGAAGAAGGAGCCGCCGCAGAACTCGGCTTGTCAAACCCAGAGCTCTTCTCGTCCAAATCCCATTGTGAAAAAGGAGCAACAGAACTCGACTCATCAGACGCAGCCGAAAACTTTCTCCACAGGCTGCAATACCTCATTTAGCCACCTGAGCAATACGTCCTCCGCCGAGTCATGTACATCGGATGAATGCCAATATACGACATCGGAAAAAAGCCATCAGCCCTGTGGACATTGCAAGTCCCAACAGACCTGCGTGGAACCGGAGCTGATGGCCCATGTACGACCTCAGGTTCACACTTCCAGATGTCCGCCGGAGCAGCCTTGCACATCGCGACAAATTCACTTTGATCTCGGTCCACAAGGTCGGCATAGGGAATGCTTTGAAAGGAGACCCTGTACTCAGAAACTGGAAAGGCCTTTAAGGATGGAGGAACAGGACTTCTATAGGTCAACTCCACTGAGTAAAACTCTTTACCCACGAACCATCAACAAAGCTCCAGTTTCCACGCCAACAAGGCTCCAAATGGGAAGCAGGTACAAGGACTCACAGCAGTGA
- the bor gene encoding ATPase family AAA domain-containing protein 3A homolog, protein MSWLLGRNRQQPQPEQSGGFADGGGGADPDGRTAGEKSGDAQLSRAERKAMEAYRFDSSALERAADAAKTLERSKHAREALELSKMQEATRQTEYNTKVKEYEAHIEQAKVEQKRIDHEERRKTLIEETKQQQQRAQYQDQLSRKRYEDQLQQQQRVQEDNLRKQEESVQRQEAMRRQTIEHEIEMKEKNRLKLLEHELRAKARVDRENRDINLEKIRLKAQEHRTTVLEGIKTAGTVIGAGAEAMLTDWDKVLTAAGGLSLLALGVYTAKGATGVVSRYVEARIGKPTLVGETSRFAFLDALKNPLHYLKRLRAKPADALQGVVLNPKLEERLRDIAIATKNTRINRGMYRNVLMHGPPGTGKTMFAKKLAEHSGMDFAIMTGGDVAPMGKEGVTAIHKVFDWSHTSRRGLLLFVDEADAFLRKRSSEKISEDLRSALNAFLYRTSEQNPKFMLVLASNTPEQFDYAINDRLDEMVEFTLPGLEERERLLRLYFDKYVLQPAASGAKRFKLDTFDYGQTCSKMAALCEGMSGREISKLGVSWQAAVYASEDGLLTEKMVLDRCYSAAQQHKQKMAWLSDQERADHKSITGAAAPPLTLTANKL, encoded by the exons ATGTCGTGGCTTTTGGGCAGGAACCGCCAGCAGCCGCAGCCGGAGCAGTCCGGTGGCTTTGCGgacggaggaggaggtgccGATCCGGATGGCAGGACGGCCGGCGAGAAGTCCGGGGACGCTCAACTGAGCCGGGCAGAGCGCAAGGCCATGGAGGCGTACCGCTTCGACTCCTCGGCCCTGGAACGTGCGGCGGATGCGGCCAAAACCCTGGAGCGATCAA AACACGCCCGGGAGGCCCTCGAGCTGTCCAAGATGCAGGAGGCCACCCGGCAAACGGAGTACAACACCAAGGTCAAGGAGTACGAGGCCCATATCGAGCAGGCCAAGGTCGAGCAGAAGCGCATCGATCACGAGGAGCGCCGCAAGACCCTCATCGAGGAGAccaagcagcagcagcagcgtgCCCAGTACCAGGACCAGTTGTCCCGGAAACGATACGAGGatcagctgcagcagcagcagcgcgTCCAGGAGGACAATCTGCGCAAGCAGGAGGAGAGCGTCCAGCGACAGGAGGCCATGCGCCGCCAGACCATTGAGCACGAGATCGAGATGAAGGAGAAGAACCGGCTCAAGCTCCTGGAGCACGAGCTGCGGGCCAAGGCACGCGTGGACCGCGAGAACCGCGACATCAACCTGGAGAAGATCCGTCTCAAGGCGCAGGAACATCGCACCACCGTGCTGGAGGGCATCAA AACCGCTGGAACCGTCATTGGCGCTGGCGCTGAGGCTATGCTCACCGACTGGGACAAGGTGCTGACCGCCGCTGGAGGACTTTCGCTGCTCGCTCTGGGCGTGTACACGGCCAAGGGCGCCACCGGCGTGGTTTCCCGATATGTGGAGGCACGTATCGGCAAACCTACTCTAGTTGGCGAAACGTCGCGATTCGCTTTCCTGGATGCCCTGAAGAACCCGCTGCACTACCTGAAGAGGCTACGCGCCAAACCCGCCGATGCCCTGCAGGGCGTGGTGCTGAACCCGAAGCTGGAGGAGAGGCTACGCGACATTGCCATCGCGACGAAGAACACGCGTATCAATCGGGGAATGTACAGGAACGTCCTGATGCACGGCCCACCCGGAACGGGCAAGACGATGTTCGCCAAGAAGCTGGCCGAGCACTCTGGCATGGACTTCGCCATCATGACTGGCGGAGATGTGGCGCCAATGGGCAAGGAGGGCGTGACGGCCATTCACAAGGTGTTCGACTGGTCGCACACCTCGCGCCGTGGTCTGCTTCTGTTCGTAGACGAGGCGGACGCCTTCTTGCGCAAGCGTTCCTCGGAGAAGATCTCGGAGGATCTGCGTTCCGCTCTGAACGCCTTCCTGTACCGCACCTCCGAGCAGAATCCCAAATTCATGCTCGTGCTGGCCTCCAACACTCCCGAGCAGTTCGATTATGCCATCAACGATCGTCTGGACGAGATGGTGGAGTTTACGCTCCCTGGTTTGGAGGAACGGGAGCGCTTGTTGCGCCTGTACTTCGATAAATATGTGCTGCAGCCTGCTGCTTCGGGTGCTAA GCGTTTCAAGCTGGACACCTTTGACTACGGACAGACCTGTTCGAAGATGGCCGCTCTGTGCGAGGGCATGTCGGGTCGAGAAATCTCCAAGCTGGGCGTGTCCTGGCAGGCGGCTGTCTATGCCTCCGAGGATGGTCTGCTCACCGAGAAGATGGTGCTGGACAGGTGCTACTCCGCTGCTCAGCAGCACAAACAGAAG ATGGCCTGGCTCTCGGATCAGGAGCGTGCCGATCACAAATCCATTACAGGCGCTGCTGCTCCACCCCTCACCCTTACTGCCAATAAACTGTGA
- the asun gene encoding protein asunder: MFERNQKTIFVLDHTRYFSIASEEYISLDFLKGKPSGDGGGPGAAGNAAGSGGGSQFSKSLWTCACESSIEYCRVVWDLFPGKKHVRFIVSDTAAHIVNTWSPSTQNMSHVMNAMVMVGVPSRNVPTSSDYSVIHGLRAAIEALAEPTDEQLAAMADCGQEDLPRIPNKGRVICITSARDNTSMKSLEDIFNTVLVQQNALAAPPAKKGLAIDHCHLVILNIVPLGVESLVTNRSLLKISPLLDVEIHTVSAPDISYKLTHLILNHYDLASTTVTNIPMKEEQNANSSANYDVEILHSRRAHSITCGPDFSLPTSIKQGATYETVTLKWCTPRGCGSADLQPCLGQFLVTPVDVTSRPSSCLINFLLNGRSVLLEMPRKTGSKATSHMLSARGGEIFVHSLCITRSCMDEAPAITDGPGGRVPDYRTAELGQLIKMSRMVPLKVKDPSAPNLSRRLPRYFPLTTSSSILFHLQRQISWLPHFLHLLVKEDMDKQEEVRCQQHIHELYKSASRGDVLPFTHTNGARLKISKAKDQYRLLYRELEQLIQLNATTVHHKNLLESLQSLRAAYGDAPLKSEPGASLLRSYTESPLSPERLEPLSSGSGSGSNNSNSLLKASKRRMSSCGQRSLLDIISSAERSQSNKRLDFSGRLCTPLGQVAKLYPDFGNKEKDSLTTGANIAPNVKEESIRS; the protein is encoded by the exons ATGTTCGAGCGCAACCAGAAGACCATCTTCGTGCTGGACCACACGCGGTACTTCAGCATCGCCAGCGAGGAGTACATCTCGTTGGACTTCCTCAAGGGAAAGCCCTCGGGAGACGGCGGAGGGCCAGGAGCCGCGGGAAATGCTGCAGGATCCGGAGGTGGATCCCAGTTCAGCAAGAGCCTGTGGACGTGCGCCTGCGAGTCCTCCATCGAGTACTGCCGCGTGGTCTGGGATCTCTTTCCGGGCAAGAAGCACGTGCGatttatagtttccgataCGGCGGCGCATATCGTGAATACCTGGAGTCCCAGCACGCAGAACATGTCGCACGTGATGAACGCCATGGTAATGGTGGGCGTACCGTCCCGCAACGTTCCCACATCCTCGGACTACTCGGTTATCCATGGCCTGCGAGCCGCCATCGAGGCGCTTGCCGAACCCACGGATGAGCAGTTGGCGGCAATGGCTGATTGTGGTCAGGAGGATCTGCCACGCATTCCCAATAAGGGTCGCGTTATATGCATCACCTCGGCGCGGGACAACACCAGCATGAAGAGTCTGGAGGACATCTTCAACACGGTTCTCGTGCAGCAAAACGCCCTGGCAGCACCGCCCGCCAAAAAGGGCCTGGCCATCGATCACTGCCACCTGGTCATTCTCAACATTGTGCCGCTGGGCGTCGAATCTTTGGTGACCAACCGCAGTCTGCTCAAGATCTCACCGCTGCTGGACGTCGAGATCCACACGGTCAGTGCTCCGGACATCTCGTACAAACTGACGCACCTCATCCTGAACCACTACGATCTGGCCAGCACCACGGTGACCAACATTCCCATGAAGGAAGAGCAGAACGCCAACTCCAGCGCCAACTACGATGTGGAAATCCTGCACAGCCGGCGGGCTCATTCGATCACCTGTGGCCCAGACTTCAGTCTGCCCACGAGCATCAAGCAGGGCGCCACCTACGAGACTGTGACCCTCAAGTGGTGCACTCCGCGTGGCTGCGGCTCGGCGGACCTGCAACCCTGCCTGGGCCAGTTCCTAGTGACGCCCGTGGACGTTACCTCGCGTCCCAGCTCCTGCCTGATCAACTTTCTGCTGAACGGACGCTCAGTACTTCTGGAAATGCCCCGCAAGACCGGCTCCAAGGCCACCAGCCACATGCTTTCTGCCCGCGGTGGCGAAATATTTGTCCACTCCCTGTGCATCACGCGCTCCTGCATGGACGAGGCTCCGGCGATTACCGATGGACCCGGAGGACGGGTCCCGGACTATCGCACCGCTGAACTGGGTCAGCTTATTAAGATGTCGCGCATGGTGCCGCTAAAGGTGAAGGATCCCTCTGCACCCAATTTGTCTCGGCGGCTGCCACGCTACTTCCCCCTGACCACCAGCTCCTCGATCCTGTTTCACCTGCAGCGACAGATCAGTTGGCTACCGCATTTTTTGCATCTGCTGGTTAAGGAAGACATGGACAAACAGGAGGAGGTGCGGTGCCAGCAGCACATTCATGAGCTCTACAAGAGCGCCTCGCGCGGTGATGTTCTGCCCTTCACACACACTAACGGAGCAAG ACTAAAGATATCGAAGGCCAAGGACCAGTATCGCTTGCTGTATAGGGAGCTGGAGCAGCTTATTCAGCTGAACGCCACCACTGTACATCACAAGAATCTGCTGGAAAGCCTGCAAAGTTTACGTGCTGCCTACGGCGATGCGCCGCTTAAGTCGGAACCAGGCGCCAGTCTCCTGCGCTCCTACACGGAATCCCCACTCTCTCCTGAGCGCCTAGAGCCCCTCAGCAGCGGAAGTGGCAGTGGCAGTAACAACTCCAATAGCCTGCTCAAGGCCAGCAAGCGGCGCATGTCCAGTTGCGGGCAAAG ATCCCTGCTCGATATCATCTCCTCGGCGGAACGAAGTCAGTCCAACAAACGATTGGACTTCTCCGGCCGCCTTTGCACGCCGCTGGGGCAAGTGGCTAAATTGTATCCGGACTTTGGAAACAAGGAAAAGGACTCCCTTACGACGGGAGCTAACATTGCGCCCAATGTTAAAGAGGAATCCATTCGCAGTTAA
- the LOC108007364 gene encoding arginine/serine-rich protein PNISR: MFPGGNGNADLGYNKHAHVHGHGQHGHGHNHNHNQTQFLAQPPPPPTHFSLPPGGGPAMITPLVATGLPLAMQGGAGIDWAQLAQQWIHMRDASPVGMPLAPPPPIIGNVREYHQQAMAMSVPSVVRAGFPLLEEHGEADMDMDDENERGHGAETPPPPAPVVTQSQWLAASETPGQAIDASGGTAVTLGKQPWNSWQTQSGKTTGNPTAHIPSLLKLNVSNPNEPQQQLQMQLQAQQQQTQQPTHPQAHQPHPHHLAPPHAHQPPQQQQESGSSSASSEIDANKRKMLPAWIREGLEKMEREKQRQLERQQSSIGTTDDEVNHVKQVSSKTLTTPVNLLNIANVASDSEDSIGLPGEARGELEDQQIGNELISKAGDISSSEEQEEEEEQRGTNDTGNREAAEQVEAATENDVNGKNYEERLADLMLVVRRTLTEILLETTNEEIAAIASETLKAHRAKASSAQVIRKSALSSITGNLGLAAYGDSSSESEEDEDDEDGERQADAAKDGDKSVHLSAEELKARIRRSKRSFERVIDDIEDRVAQQELRDEQTLQRHRKRELERSDPDASEHRRPLAKPEPPGELASQPSHEKLQQFNGKRPSRKERTTRFSDNKDGKQSQSYVQQVVAAAAVAPLNSLGSTSSQKLKPVPNPATNLLQMPESVATMLSAADKALHKANKTSRKSKSKRRHSSTSSSSSSSSGSSSSSDSDDSSNSSSSASKASSSRDKRASRHGHRSHGSSSRSSKYERRDRDRERERGRDRDRGHRQHRSNFSGGSSSGGHRQRSSRRHRDSSHSGGDERRSSSYKRSSRPSSSRSHEHGSSSSGRKRHRTRSRSKSRSTHHSSSHAHSSTSSASHPRKRH; this comes from the exons ATGTTTCCGGGTGGAAATGGCAACGCTGACTTGGGCTACAACAAGCACGCCCACGTCCACGGACATGGACAACATGGCCATGGGCACAACCATAATCACAACCAAACTCAGTTCCTGGCGCAGCCCCCACCACCGCCCACCCACTTTTCCCTGCCTCCCGGCGGAGGTCCGGCCATGATAACGCCCCTGGTGGCCACTGGTCTTCCCCTAGCCATGCAAGGAGGCGCCGGCATCGATTGGGCGCAGCTCGCCCAACAATGGATCCACATGCGGGACGCATCCCCGGTCGGCATGCCCCTGGCCCCTCCACCGCCCATCATTGGCAATGTGCGGGAGTACCATCAGCAGGCGATGGCGATGTCGGTGCCCAGTGTGGTCAGGGCGGGATTTCCGCTGCTCGAGGAGCACGGCGAGGCCGACATGGATATGGACGACGAGAATGAGCGGGGTCACGGCGCCGAGACGCCTCCACCGCCGGCTCCAGTGGTTACGCAATCTCAATGGCTGGCGGCCAGCGAAACGCCAGGCCAGGCCATTGACGCCTCTGGCGGAACAG CTGTCACGCTGGGCAAGCAGCCATGGAACAGCTGGCAAACGCAATCCGGCAAAACCACGGGCAATCCCACAGCGCATATTCCCTCGCTGCTCAAACTCAACGTCAGCAATCCCAATGAGCCGCAGCAACAGCTGCAGATGCAGTTGCaggcacagcagcaacaaacgCAACAGCCAACGCATCCACAAGCACATCAGCCACATCCACATCATCTAGCACCACCACATGCACACCAACcgccacagcagcagcaggaaaGCGGAAGTAGCAGTGCCAGCAGCGAGATAGATGCCAACAAACGCAAAATGTTGCCAGCTTGGATAAG AGAGGGCCTGGAGAAAATGGAGCGCGAAAAGCAGCGGCAGCTAGAGCGCCAGCAGTCCTCCATTGGCACCACAGACGATGAAGTCAACCATGTTAAGCAAGTATCAAGCAAAACACTAACAACACCTGTTAATCTATTGAACATCGCGAACGTG GCTAGCGACAGCGAAGATTCCATTGGCTTGCCTGGGGAGGCGCGTGGAGAACTGGAGGATCAGCAGATAGGTAATGAATTGATAAGTAAAGCCGGCGATATCAGCAGCAGtgaggagcaggaggaggaggaggagcagcgaGGAACCAACGACACAGGCAATCGGGAGGCGGCAGAACAAGTGGAAGCGGCTACCGAGAACGATGTCAATGGTAAAAACTACGAAGAAAGACTGGCGGATCTG ATGCTTGTGGTGCGTCGGACACTAACCGAAATCCTGCTGGAAACCACAAACGAAGAGATTGCAGCCATTGCATCCGAGACCCTGAAAGCACACCGTGCGAAAG CGTCATCAGCCCAAGTGATTCGCAAAAGCGCCTTGTCCTCCATTACCGGCAACCTGG GTTTAGCTGCCTATGGCGATTCTTCCAGCGAAAGCGAAGAGGATGAGGACGACGAGGATGGCGAGCGCCAGGCGGATGCAGCAAAGGATGGCGACAAAAGCGTGCATCTAAGCGCGGAGGAGTTGAAG GCTCGCATACGGCGCAGCAAACGATCCTTTGAGAGAGTCATTGACGACATTGAGGATCGAGTGGCCCAGCAAGAGCTGCGTGATGAGCAAACGCTGCAGCGACATCGCAAGCGGGAGCTGGAGCGCTCTGACCCCGATGCTAGTGAGCATCGTCGACCGCTGGCCAAACCCGAACCGCCTGGCGAGTTGGCCAGTCAACCAAGCCACGAAAAGCTGCAGCAGTTTAATG GCAAAAGGCCCAGTCGCAAGGAGAGGACCACCCGCTTCAGCGACAACAAGGATGGCAAGCAGTCGCAGAGCTACGTCCAACAAGTGGTGGCCGCCGCCGCGGTGGCACCGCTTAACTCACTGGGCAGTACCAGCTCTCAGAAGCTAAAGCCCGTTCCGAATCCGGCCACCAATCTGCTGCAGATGCCCGAGTCGGTGGCCACCATGTTGAGTGCAGCGGACAAGGCGCTGCACAAGGCCAACAAGACGTCGCGCAAGTCCAAGAGCAAGCGACGACACTCGTCCACCTCGTCCTCCTCCAGCAGCAGTAGTGGGAGCAGCTCGAGCAGCGACAGCGACGACAGTAGCAACAGCAGCTCCAGCGCATCGAAGGCGTCCAGCAGTCGCGACAAGCGAGCCAGCCGGCATGGACACCGCAGCCACGGCAGCAGCAGTCGAAGCAGCAAATATGAGCGACGAGATCGCGACAGGGAAAGGGAGAGGGGCCGGGACCGGGATCGGGGACATCGCCAGCATCGCAGTAACTTCAGTGGTGGCAGCAGTAGTGGAGGCCATCGCCAGAGGTCGTCGAGGCGACACCGGGACTCGAGCCACTCTGGTGGGGATGAGcgccgcagcagcagctacAAACGCTCCTCGCGGCCGAGCAGCAGTCGGAGCCACGAGcacggcagcagcagcagcggacGGAAGCGACATCGCACGAGATCCCGCTCCAAGTCACGCAGCACCCACCACTCCAGCTCCCACGCACACTCCTCCACTTCTTCCGCGTCGCATCCGCGCAAGCGCCACTAA